In one Candidatus Nitronereus thalassa genomic region, the following are encoded:
- a CDS encoding YHS domain-containing protein, whose product MGQDKEMDRVCGMRMDIKDNHLTSVYKEETYYFCSEGCKAKFDHEPEYYMEKF is encoded by the coding sequence ATGGGGCAGGATAAAGAAATGGATCGAGTGTGCGGAATGCGGATGGACATCAAGGATAACCACTTGACGAGTGTATACAAGGAAGAGACGTATTACTTCTGTTCAGAAGGATGCAAAGCTAAATTCGATCATGAACCGGAATACTATATGGAAAAGTTTTAA
- a CDS encoding NAD(P)/FAD-dependent oxidoreductase: MNKPELEEQRSAVPERDRYDLIIIGGGPAGLTAAVYASLLRMRAFLVTSNVGGQTVEGSKIENYMGYEFISGQELVKKFQDQLLQHNYLDHRITEITSVQSFENHFLVTDKREAQYEASAVIIATGMRRRLLNVPGEERLQRQGVFYQHMEEGALVTGHEVAVVGGGNSALQGASELSRICPKVYVVSIGEWTADLAVREEVESLGNVVALKGYAVEEIWGDRRVSAVKVKCQETGKERYLQVHGVFIEIGWRPFADLVSSLVDLNARGEIQIRPDCSTSCPGIFAAGDVTDAFGKRVIIATGEGAKAALSAHEYLMRREKEGM; the protein is encoded by the coding sequence ATGAACAAGCCTGAGCTTGAAGAACAGCGAAGCGCCGTGCCCGAACGGGACCGATATGACCTCATTATTATTGGGGGTGGTCCAGCCGGTTTGACGGCTGCAGTCTATGCCTCGCTTCTCAGGATGCGGGCCTTCCTGGTCACGTCGAACGTTGGTGGTCAAACAGTGGAGGGATCAAAGATTGAAAACTATATGGGCTACGAGTTCATATCAGGGCAAGAACTCGTTAAGAAATTCCAAGACCAGTTGCTTCAACACAATTACCTCGATCACCGGATTACCGAAATCACGTCCGTTCAATCATTTGAAAATCACTTTCTCGTCACAGACAAAAGAGAGGCTCAGTATGAAGCCTCGGCGGTAATTATCGCCACCGGCATGCGCCGTCGTCTCTTGAATGTGCCCGGAGAAGAACGATTGCAGCGCCAAGGGGTGTTCTATCAACACATGGAAGAAGGTGCGCTCGTTACCGGCCACGAGGTCGCGGTCGTGGGTGGCGGCAATTCAGCTTTACAGGGAGCCAGTGAACTTTCGCGGATATGTCCGAAAGTCTATGTCGTTTCAATTGGAGAGTGGACCGCCGATTTAGCCGTCCGAGAAGAAGTTGAGTCCCTCGGAAATGTTGTCGCACTGAAGGGATATGCAGTGGAAGAAATCTGGGGGGATCGACGGGTTTCTGCAGTGAAGGTGAAATGTCAGGAGACAGGAAAAGAGCGCTACTTGCAAGTGCATGGAGTGTTTATCGAGATAGGATGGAGACCCTTTGCCGATTTAGTTTCCTCGCTTGTCGATTTGAACGCACGGGGTGAAATTCAAATTCGTCCGGATTGTTCGACTTCTTGCCCTGGGATCTTTGCGGCAGGAGATGTCACCGATGCCTTTGGCAAGCGGGTCATTATCGCGACAGGTGAAGGAGCCAAAGCCGCGCTAAGCGCTCACGAATATCTCATGAGAAGGGAAAAGGAAGGCATGTAG